Below is a genomic region from Plasmodium relictum strain SGS1 genome assembly, chromosome: 13.
AGGTTCAGaacaattctttttttttaaagatactttatttaaattttttttatcttctaaGTGAATAAGCCTATTCTTTCTCAAATAATTGTATtcgtatattttttttttgttattactAAACATGTTATTTAAAATGCTGTCTATATGATATCTTGTATACTCATCTTCTATATTAAAACAGTTGAATGAGGATGCTTCATCATGTTTTAAccactttttattttttatcggtatatatttaattataatattttcaatagattgatcatttttatatgatttatcatttttttttttttttaattctgaTAATTCATTATAGTAcaaattcaaaatatttttcaataaataactattttttcctttgtatttatcattatttataaatcttATTTTccaaatattaattattttatttttttcattttcattattattcaaaattttatgttgCATATTCTTAATAAAATTCAAAACATAtatagacaaaaaaaaattatcattttttggtatatttttatgattcCTTACAATGTCAAATAAATGATTTATCTCTTCAAAagttgatttttttttaatgctaaaattttcatttgttACACTAGAATATGAAGATGTGTAGAGTGAAAAATAGTCAGAAAACTTGTAGTCATCATCTGAGAGAAGAGCtgtattttctattttattgaaAGGGCTTACATAGTTATGTTTACAAAAgttatttttactattataTAAGTAATTATTCCTCTTATTCtctttattttgtttaaGAACCatatcattataatttttttccattttagTAAAATAAGATAGGTATAACTTTCTACTGTagtatctatttttttttatgtaattaaatatattatctaaatatatatgagaaaatttatttttgtaaatattgagcatatatctattttttaaagtatatttacttttacatttttcatttgttccttttgcttttatttttaataaatcatattttttattttttaaatttaacgATTTAggaaatttataattatgtaatttatcaattaaatatatattttttagatgaatatttatattataaatattgttTCCTTTTATATTAgctaaatatataaataagcaAAACAAAGATAATAAATGGTCAAAAGTGAAACAtttgaaataattataaaatttaaaggaATGGTAATTTACTTCCAAACCAACACCTTTAAATAATGCAATatagttttttattttttcattattacataaactaatattttttttttgctctttattatttctttttttgttttctctATGATTTAGTTTAAGGGGatttatacatttataatatatataatcattTGTATGAAAATGACCATGATAGATATgttcatttttatctattataataaatgtaGGTACGGATATATCTAATTCACTAAGAGCCAATTTTAAgctatttaaaattaaactaCTAATAGAAAAATGTTCAATATTAATACATCGTTCATCTTCTAATCCATTCTTATCATTAATTTCTAATTCTATATATTCATTAactaaatagaaaaaaaaaaaaaaggaatgaGTATAAAACTTACAAAATATTAAGATATATTAGAATGTGTAAAAAGATAATATGATAATGAGTAAAGGGACAATGTATTAttgtataaaattataatataaaattacatatatggaaaatacaaaatggtttagaaaaaaaagtaataaaacgtaaaattgaaaaaaaaaaactttaccaaaaaaaaatctttgtATTGGGAAAGTTCGGGCTGGAAATAAAGATACTTCTGAACAATTTAAATTGCCATGTAAgcaataaaaagaatttacaattgtaacatttttattataaatgtatGAACTATCATGAAATGGGAAAATTTTTTGGCACTTATTATATGGAAAATAAAcgtaatttaattttattatataatctttttttatatatttttttagtaatttaCAGCTATCTTCAACAATTATAACTAAAGATAAGGGTGCTAAagaagttttatttttttcattatttataaaagcatatttattttcatactttttttttgtttctttaatatttaatttttttaagctaactaaaatatcttttgtaaaaatttcaaaatcaCTAAGTCTAGTAAAATCTGTATAATCATCCTTATATATagtttcaattttatttctttctatataattcattatttttttaatttttctgaattatatatttttactatatataacttaaattatagaaaatatctgttttcattttatttatattctaacaactttaaaaagttttacatatatattgatGAAAACTCAgatttcaattaaaaaaaaaaaaaaaaaaaagttaaatataaaatttgcaattaattttttatatttacttttatattttcttttcattaattttttattaataaattatagatcactaaatttttaattttcatattttttttcgcttctaaaatattttattttgtcataaatatattttcattaaaattctattttttttttaaaataactgTTGGCATTAAAATGaatgtatatttaaaaacaaaagaaaattattataaaattaagtcTTTTTTAGCATTTTCAATTATTCATTTAAAGTATAGTTTTACTTAGAAACAGTATATTAAAAATCTATATTAGTATAAATAAcacattaaatttttttatttaaaaagaaaaagttaaTACTAGCTTAAAACATAGGAATGTGTAAGAAAACAATTccaataaagaaaaaaaaaatttaattcttaaagtaatttaaaacaaaaaaattttaaaaaaaatttccctcattttatttctaaaaaattatgaagttatttaattaaaaaaataactccatataaaatatgagattttaatgaaagatataaaatttaaatcacaaaaacaaaaacaaataattaacttaaaaaaattatagtgaaaaacaaaagagaaaaagaaaaaatgctTAAATTTTAAGATCTTACAGtttgtttaatttttattgaaatattttatttttattcacaTAAACATATATCTCCACTATATCTAAGCTATTAaactaataatttttctttagagaataattaaaacttcgtgctttcttttttttgttattttcttcatgtatgaagaaataaattttcacTGCTAAATATTAATgcatattataattttttaattataattttttctagtAAACATTAGTTAATATTTTAACATCTATCAAATACTTTTGCCATTTGAAAAGTTTTGTGAacacatatataaatgttcTGCATAAAGTTCTTTAAGAATATTATCTTTACATTTAGGGCAAATTAACCTTAAATTCTCTAACTCCTTAGGCTTTAAAATAGACTTCaaataattatcattttttgatATCCCTATGTAATTTTTGCTTACAAATTTCAATAATTCGTCATTATAAttcatcttttaatagagtaaatatatataaatttgttAATTATATGATTCTTATAATTCATTGCATTTTACACAAAtgaataaatgaatataaaaaaattctaatgaaaaaaaatataaagtacTTAATTGAAAAGGAcgctacaaaaaaaaaaaaaaaaatattttaagaaagcaaaaacaaaaaaaagatcTTATACATGAAATcagtttattttaatatatgaaaaaattaaatattttaaaatttaaaaaaataaattaataaataggaaacatatgtatattttatatttttaaaatttttaattatattttttaatttgcaTGTAgttgacaaaaaaaaaaaaaataaaataaaataactgTACTACAATAATGTAatgatttttaatatataaaaagttaaCATCATAATATTGATAAGTAAATTTTCCATAATTAGatcttaatatttaaaaaaaaaaaaaaagtaattaattttttaagtgCTTCTGCAAAATAaattgagaaaaaaaaataaaataaaataaatgctCACATAAAATTGCTTTGAAAGGAAAGAAAAAAGAGTTTTAAAAAGTAACTAAGTATGTTAAAGTTTTAATCTCTCCtgttgtttttatttaaatatttttacaagATTCataataaacattttttgaACCTTATTTATATTTGGATCAATAAGTCgattaattaataattaattatttataaaaaagaacatgtaagacatttttttatatataaatgaaattgtATAGCCTTTACagattttttctaaattaaacGTATGCATATCTACTCATCAAATATGttcatatttaattatagtttgtaataaatacaaataatatttaattattcattaaaaGTTCATGAATAAAAGGAGAAAGTATCTTATTTAGTGTATAAAATACTGCAAatgctttttttatttgtttattatttttttttttttctcaaaatgaacaaaaaatttaaagtcatgcaacaaatataaaaacgaAAACATATAATAcgtaatttcttttatatattatttattaatccAAAAGTAAATATGAGAAGTAAATGAAAAACATAttgtataatttaaaaagggggaagaaaaaaatggtaTAATATGAAAGCTTGCATGTTTTCTCATGCTTTGAACAATAGATGGTTTCTTTCAATTTCAGTATGTTGTTCTTTtgcattcatttttttataagaaaagCAAAAATGTTTCGTATATTAAACAATGAGAAAAATTAAAccaaattaaaagaataaaaaaggagATATAaactttgaaaaaaattattctataaaaaattcaagatttgtgaattttttaaatcaatttattttttaagtcTTTCAAAACAATGAATTTGGCATATACTAATTTTcaaattctctttttttttttttttggaatcATTAATCATTAGAGCATTAAATggactttttttttgtaagaaataaaaaattgcatttaaattatattaatttttctatgtattatttttacaacaaaaaatagtaaaaaaaaaaaaattaaatgatttaaCGAGTAACAATCATAATGAGTttaagaattaaataatttattttcatttaaaaaatttaattttttttaaataatatatataagaaaatgTCTGATCTTTTCACAATGtacatatttttcaaaaaaaaaaaaaaattagaatatcaatatttttgatattaTCTGAATATGCGAAGACATTTTGTGAATAAATAATtgcttaattttttctattaacaattttttttttttttaattcttcttttatttaattctaaGAGATTACTTTTTATACTCCATGAAGCATGatagaaaattaaatattcctgatgaatatgtatattttttcatgCACACATGTgtatattaacaaaaaatttataagtaCATATCTTTTGAATacacatttttataaattattaagtatattaatataaatgcTATAGGAATATACAATTAAATTTAGAAGttgaatttaaattttttttgaaagtctttattttcatatttataattcatttaataataCTATAAATTAAAGATAAATACTTATTAAgctaatattttaatataacaaaaatgatGACGCAGCAAGAacattaaaatttaactaataaaatatgtttttttttattattttagttatagtttttctcattttatttaatttatatttattttctccttttaaaatttatctagctttgtaaaaaattaattttatacttTAATACTTAAACAACTTAGAATATagattatataataaaaagtacTACATTAtccttaaaataaaataaaaaaaaaaattattagtaaatattaaaataagatttttaagaatttttgCGTTCTTTTTATATcgttttaatttaaaaattttcaaagaTATACCCATTATTTGTAGTTAATGATGTtcgtttattttttattattatagaGGTGATgctaataattttataaatttaaataccattaatcaaaattttaagttttgatttattattaagTACAATTATTAATAAGAAATGAAGTGTTACTGAatacttttataatataaaaattaaaaaaaaatcttcatTTTAACATAAAAGAACACCTTATCATTATgtattattctattttttttattctatttttttatatgaaatataaaattttaaaactttctgtgttttttattttcttccttATATTAAAAACGCATGTATTTAAAGATGTGTtaagggaaaaaaaaaaagtataaaataatttaaatgaaataatattgctttattttgtaattaaaagaaaaaaaaaatttatatgggTACGGAATTGTTCAATTTAACTTATTTTAGAGTTTAAtacttgtttttatttacatatgattaatatcaaattttttattatatttctttttatttattattaattttttaaattctatttttataaattaattccatatttttgaaaatatatatagaaccctttaaaaaaaaaatcatacgTTTTATTTTGaactaatattttatttaaattattaattttttatgtttacgTTTACAGATAttcgtattttttttttttttttttttttcaacagaatttatcataattttaagtattaatttttttttaaaaaaaattacacttttatttttttctttaacagtttttttctttaatataaagttttatagtataacaattaaaattattttttatttttttattttgttgtTATATATTATACACATGTGTATAAATCTGTTTATTTATgcacaattttattttaattttttttctttatttctttaaatgtAAATTATACCCGTTGCatatacattttattttttttatttcttttaagtttacatttatcttttttattctgATTTATTTATGGGAATGCTAACTTTTTTAgtatatattagttttaattaaatatatgattttatgtgtaataatttttttttataagttattctactttttttgtttacgttgttataaattaagaGTCTAAATctataaaaacatatatataatcttTGTATgctaatatttaaaatttgtctaattttaaatataaaaatagcgTTATAATTTGACAaagatttatatatatatacagataaataatataatttttttttttttgattttttctaaattaatattataaaaatgaatgaccataaaaatgttataaaTGGAGGTtcagaagaagaaaataagagtaaaaatattgatgAAACAAAAGatgatgaaaaattaaaatttttaatggaAGGGAAATTGGTTGAAAAAAAGAGTACTATAGATTTTATAAAACCTTTAAAAGACGATATAAAAGTATTagactttttattatttgatatgctaaaaaataatctacctaataatttatttgaaatattatGCAAAATTCATGATTTATCAGAAACATATAGCGAAAATCCAACTAACGAAAATTTtgaatcattaaaaaattgcatatataatttaaaagacgAATATTTAGGGACTATAGTAAATGCTTTTGGGCATATGTGCATTCTTTCTAATTTTGCAGAATGGGCTCATAGAGGTAGAAGAAGAAAAGCTTTTGAAAAATCCTTTGTAccaaatgataaaatatatggTTCAGTAAATGAAACATTAAAAGGtacatttaatatattaattaataatgGATTTAGTgtaaatgatatatatgaACAGTTGTGTAATCAAACTATTGAATTTGTGTTAACCACGCATCCAACACAAGCAATTAGAACttctcttttaaaaaattatatacaatTAGGAGAGTTATTGTTAAAATTAGATAATACTGATAAGgagttatataaaaagaagtTATTgtatgataatttaaaaactAATTTATTAGCTTCATGGAAAACAGATGTAATTAGAAGAATTAAGCCAACACCTATTGATGAAGCTATTACATTAGTTGATATTGTTGAggattgtattttttatagaataCCTAATATTATAAGATATATTGATAATGTTTTTTCTGAATATAACTTGCCTCCTGTTAAATTAAGTTCAAAAATTTGCTTATTTTCTTCATGGGCAGGTGGGGATAGAGATGGAAATCCTTTTGTTTTGCCGGAAACAACAAGATATGTATgttatatgaataaaataagagGATGCGAGCTATTTATTCCTATGATTGAAATATTAATAAGAGATTTAACATTGCATCATTGCACAGAGAAATTTAAAACATATGTGAAACTTTTAGAAGATGAAGTATCTGATTACATTTTtgataaagataataaatatttggTGCAAAAATTTCAGTGGTTTTCTCCTTTCTCCAAGcctaataaaaaagaaatatatagaaGAGCATTATTAATAGTAAGGGCAAAATTAAAAAGCGCAGTTCAAGTTTATAGATCTTTAATAGCACATCAAATAGTAGATCAAGATTTTGAGAAATTGATGTTTCATAATACTGAAGAATTTGAAGAAATATTATTAGAATGTTATAAAAGTTTGGTGCATTCTGGTAATTCATTAATAGCAGAGGGCTATTTAAAAGATGTTATAAGAAATGTTAAGATATTTGGTTTGCATTTATTGAAGTTAGATATAAGGCAAGAATCTGATAAACATGTATTAGCAATGGATTATATAtgtgaaaaattaaatatgaaaaaatattctcttttaaatgaagaagagaaaataaattttttaacacAAATATTAAATTCTAATAGGCCTTTAATACCAAATAATATTGAACAGGAAGATGATATTTCAAGTGATTTTCTGAATGTTATAAAAACATTTGATGTATGCTCACAAATAGAAGAGGACGCATTAGGTGCATACATAGTATCTATGTGTAGTAATGCTTCTGACATTTTGCTGGTAGAGGTATTTCAAAAGgagtttaaaaaaagttcCCAAAGAAGAACACAAAGAGTAGTTCCATTATTAGAGACTATTCAATCCTTGAAAAATTCATCTACCATTTTAGaaaatttgataaaaaatcCATGGTATCGTAATCATTTAAGAATTAATTTTAGCAATAAGCAAGAGATCATGATTGGTTACTCAGATTCTGGTAAAGATGGAGGAAGATTAGCAT
It encodes:
- the PEPC gene encoding phosphoenolpyruvate carboxylase, putative, which produces MNDHKNVINGGSEEENKSKNIDETKDDEKLKFLMEGKLVEKKSTIDFIKPLKDDIKVLDFLLFDMLKNNLPNNLFEILCKIHDLSETYSENPTNENFESLKNCIYNLKDEYLGTIVNAFGHMCILSNFAEWAHRGRRRKAFEKSFVPNDKIYGSVNETLKGTFNILINNGFSVNDIYEQLCNQTIEFVLTTHPTQAIRTSLLKNYIQLGELLLKLDNTDKELYKKKLLYDNLKTNLLASWKTDVIRRIKPTPIDEAITLVDIVEDCIFYRIPNIIRYIDNVFSEYNLPPVKLSSKICLFSSWAGGDRDGNPFVLPETTRYVCYMNKIRGCELFIPMIEILIRDLTLHHCTEKFKTYVKLLEDEVSDYIFDKDNKYLVQKFQWFSPFSKPNKKEIYRRALLIVRAKLKSAVQVYRSLIAHQIVDQDFEKLMFHNTEEFEEILLECYKSLVHSGNSLIAEGYLKDVIRNVKIFGLHLLKLDIRQESDKHVLAMDYICEKLNMKKYSLLNEEEKINFLTQILNSNRPLIPNNIEQEDDISSDFLNVIKTFDVCSQIEEDALGAYIVSMCSNASDILLVEVFQKEFKKSSQRRTQRVVPLLETIQSLKNSSTILENLIKNPWYRNHLRINFSNKQEIMIGYSDSGKDGGRLASAWELFKAQEKLVALGKEYSVEIHFFHGRGGSVSRGGGPQHLAILSQPIDTIKNYLRVTIQGEIITQDFCLKGMMLRSIETYISAVLKCSLLQNTVTIKKEWRELMDEVSELTTKEYKKVVYENSDFVKYFRYATPQIEIGKLNLGSRPSKRKDGNVESLRAIPWVFSWTQNRMHLSVWLGIEVVLDYLINNKKLHILQDMYKNWPFCTSFFNLISMVMAKASLQIAEEYDILVPEELKYIGIILREKLKKSMELTFLVTNEKTFCDNDQLTKRSIESRTKWVAVCNLIQIQALKRLREKENNNNNNNNNFNCDTKNNHKRFHVLESPRSDTIELLKKKVEELDKNHDRINDTSIKNIKKKYTTNSPKMYTSGENADLKKINKRDSYICIKSYLNKKKNKLKKNPKFHALLESDSSACFPSEAESEIFYEDIKGTDSKYQSLSKGNESSDDDNIKTYIDYTSLNDALIVSIKAIAAGMQNTG